The Gossypium raimondii isolate GPD5lz chromosome 2, ASM2569854v1, whole genome shotgun sequence genome segment atttcaatacacttcctccgaagAACAACcaccaacccaatgcaatgcaacatacaatggatgatatgatattatgcaatttcagtacatatattcgGTTCAGATATTTGCGTGCTCAGTAcagatatcattcagtcaattcTACACATTTAGGGGTTTAAGTAGCACTTACCGATCTTATtataggttcacagtcgacttgggcgacccgtgcaaccttagaaacattccGGTAAAAATGGGTCCACACGTCCCTGGGTGCCCGTGTGTGCCGGTGTGGCCCACtcagctaaatattcatatatgttttcactctttacttatatgttcattcaaagctgtttacttgaaccctaaattatttatatcttgagctacagaattccacattaagatccgcttgatgttttcgaaactagactcaaatacctttctaccataaaatttttagaatttatagtttatcagataagtacagtaaaatcttcaaatctatcCCAATTCTGTTGTTTGACAACTTtaacctttccttactaaaaattatttatctcttagtacggaattcggatgatgtttccagttatttctcttgaaaatagactcgttaaggatttaaacatataaatttaagcccctaattatgtttttacaattttcgatgattttttccaaagtcagaataggggaacccgaacccattctgaccttgtctcacaaaattcattatatctaataacttacaatttcattgcttacactgtttcttccatgGAAAACTAgacacaataaaatttaattttgtattttatttaacgtctaactcaatttccattacttttgatgatttttcaaatataaactaTTGCTGCtgtctaaaattattttaatgcagaatgttgatttcaatttttataacacctttatttcctttctctaaaattttctcttatttctcttatttctcgatAGCAAGCAATTTCGTCTTTTTTCCAAATCTCATTTTCtccgtttcgggtacacacctggtatcgtGTCTGATGCGTAAGCACTCTTAAGCctcaaaaacctaaaaatcgaccAACAAATCTCTAGATTAATCCCTTAATTGgtttttaatcaaccaattttgAAAGGAACTCgactaaaaacctaacaaaaccctTACCTCACTTGAGTAACCATGACTTCGTACAACCACAGCCTCGATTCAAAACCCCCAACCCCttgattaactcctaaacaccaaaaaggaATCCTCCTTTTAGAGATTATCCAAGAACGATTAACAATAGACAAAACCGTTACTTACAGAACACACACAACCAACgatgaacaaccaaatcaattggaaaataaagaaagaaatggaaggggtaaaaataatggaaatttcgaCATCAACTAGGGGAAAGAATCGGCAGAGgagggaaagaagaagaagaaaacgttagaaaaagtttgggtaattagagagaaaatcgaaactttactttttttgtaacaaaaagataatcagattattttttgataacctctcccccattatctcctaaaatcactccctatTAACGCACTAAAATGCAACTACTCAAAATTTTGCCTTAACACAACTCTTAGCtgaaattggagcaaaaatatTGTCTCCACGCCATCACAGAGAATTGAACACAAGatctccttcacaccaacactccacttatccaccagacgaGTAGacccattctattaattattctccaacttttacttaaaagcctactgaccaaagatagggcttattcataaaaataccaaaatttgcccaagtcctggcttgaacttgggagctctcacacacccagaacacttaaccactaaagcagatacACAATTGTGTCACACCTtcgaaagaagaaaaataaaaattctggggcgttacaactctgccccctaaaagaaaatttcgacCTCGAAATTTTCCTGATCAGAACAATTAAGGATACTACTGATgcatcgcatcctcaggctcccacaTGGCCTCCTCAGTGCTATGGTTACGCCATAGAACCTTCACCAAATGAATAGTCTTCCTCCTCAGAACCTTTACGTCACGATCCAAAATTTGGGCAGGCTCCTCCTCAAAGGTCGAGTCTGGTCTAACCTCTATCTCCTTAACAGAGACAATATGAGTAGGATTAGAGTGGTAAcgcctcaacatagagacatggaacacatcatgGATACAATCCAACGCCAGAGGTAGCTCCAACTGATAAGCAACTGGTCCCACTCGCTTCAGAATACGGTAAAGTCCAATAAACCTAGGgttcaacttgcccttacgaccaAATGAAGTCCCCCATAAAATACTCGATCTTATGCCTcttcaaatctgcataagatttTTGCCTGTCAAAAGCCGCTTTCAAACGATCCTgaatcaatctaaccttatccTCTGTCTCATAGACCAACTCAGTCCAAAATAAAGGAGTGCGACACTTACAGCCGTACAGTGCCttgtaaggtgccatctggatgctagactggaagctattattataggcaaactccaCTAATGGCATATAATCCTCCCAACTGCCTCAGCACAACTcctcaacatatcctccagtaCCTGAATTACCCTCTCTgattgaccatcggtctgaggatggaacgcagtactgaagtccaacctTGAACCTAGAGTCTCATACACCTTTTTCCAAAACCGAGACGTGAAACGAGGATCTCTATCAGAGATGATCGAAGCcagtaccccatgcagtctcactatcttAGAAATATAGAGATTTGCCAGCTTCTGCAAAGAATAATTTTTCCTAACTG includes the following:
- the LOC105789527 gene encoding uncharacterized protein LOC105789527, with amino-acid sequence MAPYKALYGCKCRTPLFWTELVYETEDKVRLIQDRLKAAFDRQKSYADLKRHKIEFIGLYRILKRVGPVAYQLELPLALDCIHDVFHVSMLRRYHSNPTHIVSVKEIEVRPDSTFEEEPAQILDRDVKVLRRKTIHLVKVLWRNHSTEEAMWEPEDAMHQ